One window from the genome of Lentibacillus daqui encodes:
- a CDS encoding exodeoxyribonuclease VII small subunit: METTSEEISFEEAMLELEKIVERLEEGDVPLEKAISYYQDGMKLSKLCNDKLKQVQDQMTKIMNEQGETEPFTIQEEE; this comes from the coding sequence ATGGAGACGACATCTGAAGAAATTTCGTTTGAAGAGGCCATGTTAGAATTGGAAAAGATTGTAGAACGGCTGGAAGAAGGAGATGTACCTCTGGAAAAGGCCATTTCCTATTATCAGGACGGTATGAAACTTTCTAAATTATGTAATGATAAACTGAAACAGGTACAAGACCAAATGACTAAAATAATGAATGAACAGGGAGAAACGGAACCATTTACGATTCAGGAGGAAGAGTAG
- the recN gene encoding DNA repair protein RecN: MLTELSIQDFAIIDHISLTFQEGLTVLTGETGAGKSIIIDAIQLLAGGRGSVEFVRHGTKKAQIEGLFTIENPDHPIYNCGKQYGIDIQDEMVVLHRTITASGKSICRVNGKLVTLAILKEFGKTLIDIHSQHETQSLMDPDSHIRLLDMYDPEAISQAKTTYLQLYEKLQTLKKRYQSLSENEQETAHRLDLLQFQMDELEKAELQPNEDETLEEERAGLANFERIYHGLQDAYNALYGEQKGLEWLSMASQSLQENQAYDNFVAEKAEELSNHYYMIEELTVALRNYSETLQYNPERLNELEARLNEINRLKKKYGPTVNDILEYMANIEEELEQLTNKDSHLVQLADEINELEQDAYLEAKQLHDIRKLAAKQLTEAIHRELAGLYLEKASFAVAFDANNDETNPVKQPRLSENGYDHVRFLISTNPGEPLKDITKVASGGELSRIMLAIKTIFAKHQGVTSVIFDEVDTGVSGRVAQAIAEKIFRISTDSQVLCITHLPQVAAMADTHQLIEKHADNNRTVTAVTELTTKQKTDELSRMITGTKLTDTAKEHAKELLDLAENFKQKIQMQLN, from the coding sequence GTGCTTACGGAATTATCCATTCAAGATTTTGCTATAATTGATCATATTTCACTAACCTTTCAAGAAGGTCTCACTGTTTTAACGGGTGAAACTGGAGCCGGTAAGTCGATTATTATTGACGCCATTCAATTACTTGCCGGTGGACGCGGTTCAGTTGAATTTGTCCGGCATGGCACCAAAAAGGCACAAATTGAAGGTTTGTTTACTATCGAAAATCCGGATCATCCCATTTACAATTGCGGAAAACAATACGGAATTGATATCCAGGATGAAATGGTTGTTTTACATCGAACGATTACAGCAAGCGGGAAAAGCATCTGTCGGGTGAATGGAAAATTGGTAACGTTAGCCATCCTGAAAGAATTTGGAAAAACATTAATCGACATTCATAGTCAGCATGAAACACAAAGCTTAATGGATCCTGATAGCCATATCCGCTTACTTGACATGTATGATCCAGAGGCTATTTCACAAGCTAAAACCACCTACCTACAATTATATGAAAAATTACAAACATTAAAAAAGCGCTATCAGTCGTTATCCGAGAATGAACAAGAAACTGCCCACCGCCTTGATCTTCTTCAATTTCAAATGGACGAGCTGGAAAAGGCAGAACTGCAACCCAATGAAGATGAAACACTAGAAGAAGAACGTGCGGGACTGGCGAATTTTGAACGTATTTATCACGGGCTTCAAGATGCTTATAACGCTCTGTACGGGGAACAAAAAGGTTTGGAATGGTTAAGCATGGCAAGCCAATCACTCCAGGAGAATCAAGCGTACGACAATTTTGTTGCTGAAAAAGCAGAAGAATTGTCCAACCATTACTATATGATTGAAGAATTAACTGTTGCATTGCGTAATTATAGTGAAACATTGCAATACAATCCCGAACGCCTAAATGAATTGGAAGCAAGACTGAATGAAATAAATCGTTTAAAGAAAAAATATGGACCTACTGTTAATGACATCCTTGAGTATATGGCGAACATTGAGGAAGAACTCGAGCAGCTTACCAATAAAGATTCCCATTTGGTTCAATTAGCCGATGAAATAAACGAATTGGAACAAGATGCATATTTGGAAGCAAAACAATTGCATGATATTCGCAAGCTTGCTGCAAAACAATTAACAGAAGCGATTCATCGGGAACTTGCCGGATTATATTTGGAAAAAGCGTCATTTGCGGTTGCTTTCGATGCGAATAACGATGAAACAAATCCGGTTAAACAGCCGCGGTTATCTGAAAATGGCTATGATCATGTACGTTTTCTTATTTCAACCAATCCTGGTGAACCATTAAAGGATATAACAAAAGTGGCTTCTGGTGGAGAATTATCCAGAATTATGTTAGCTATTAAAACCATTTTTGCCAAACACCAAGGTGTAACCAGTGTAATTTTTGATGAGGTGGATACCGGGGTTAGCGGCCGGGTTGCCCAAGCAATAGCCGAAAAGATTTTTCGCATTTCTACTGATTCCCAGGTTTTATGTATTACCCATTTGCCGCAAGTTGCTGCTATGGCTGATACACATCAGTTAATCGAAAAGCATGCGGATAACAATCGAACGGTCACAGCTGTAACCGAGTTAACGACCAAGCAAAAAACTGACGAACTTAGCCGGATGATTACCGGTACGAAATTAACTGATACAGCAAAAGAACATGCAAAGGAATTACTGGATTTGGCCGAAAATTTTAAACAAAAAATACAAATGCAGCTTAATTGA
- a CDS encoding polyprenyl synthetase family protein, translating into MPQTFEQYIEQNKKIIDEELRRYCQSLRIPNRLKEAMLYSLEAGGKRLRPILLMAGFEAYGKEKSNVLSTAVALEMIHTYSLIHDDLPAMDNDDFRRGKPTNHRVFDEATAILAGDALLTYSFEIIADDPLLTQDQKVEVIKLLSQASGPKGMVAGQMLDMEAENNEISLAELEEIHAQKTGELFAFAITAGAYLGGATPGQLEHLREFAHCLGLIFQVQDDILDVIGDEDKIGKPLGSDVTNDKNTYPKLLSLDGAQNKKQVYKEKANTALEKAGAETSLLMELTDYFSNRDH; encoded by the coding sequence GTGCCGCAAACATTTGAACAGTATATCGAACAAAACAAGAAAATAATCGATGAGGAATTGCGCCGTTATTGTCAATCATTACGGATTCCCAATCGTTTAAAAGAAGCAATGCTATACTCGCTTGAAGCGGGGGGAAAACGATTGCGTCCAATTTTGCTCATGGCTGGCTTTGAAGCATATGGCAAGGAGAAAAGTAACGTATTGTCAACAGCAGTCGCATTGGAAATGATTCACACGTATTCCCTGATTCATGATGATCTGCCAGCGATGGATAATGATGATTTCCGCCGTGGAAAACCGACAAACCATCGTGTGTTTGATGAAGCGACCGCAATCCTGGCTGGTGATGCCTTATTGACGTACAGTTTCGAAATTATTGCTGATGATCCGCTGCTTACTCAGGACCAGAAGGTGGAGGTTATTAAACTGCTGTCTCAGGCCAGTGGACCAAAAGGAATGGTGGCTGGGCAGATGCTGGATATGGAGGCGGAAAACAATGAAATATCCTTGGCAGAACTGGAAGAAATTCATGCACAAAAGACCGGGGAGTTGTTTGCGTTTGCGATAACGGCTGGTGCATATCTTGGAGGAGCAACACCTGGCCAACTGGAACATTTGCGGGAATTTGCACACTGTTTGGGACTGATTTTTCAAGTTCAGGATGATATTCTTGACGTAATAGGTGATGAAGATAAAATCGGCAAACCGCTTGGCAGCGATGTAACCAACGACAAAAACACATACCCCAAATTATTGAGTCTCGATGGCGCACAAAATAAGAAACAAGTTTATAAAGAAAAAGCGAATACAGCCTTGGAAAAAGCCGGAGCGGAAACTTCCTTACTAATGGAACTAACCGATTATTTTAGTAACCGCGACCATTAA
- the xseA gene encoding exodeoxyribonuclease VII large subunit codes for MNDKYLTVTALTKYIKRKFDTDPHLQIIWLRGEISNFKHHSRGHMYLTIKDEYSQVRAVMFAGNNRYLKFVPENGMRVLIKGKIGVYEPQGQYQLYIQQMQPDGIGALYLAFEQLKEKLHKLGYFEESIKKQLPKYPKHIGVITSPTGAAVRDIITTIKRRYPIVETTVIPVLVQGQAAADSIKRAIEYANKLAAFDVLIVGRGGGSIEELWSFNEEIVAQAIFHSEIPIISAVGHETDVTISDYIADLRAPTPTGAAELAVPSQVELMDKIQGFKRSLTKIMTQNITQAETHLNRMKRAYAFRYPEQLVVQKEQELDKLVERVEKGFNQVTADKQRSLQVIEQRLLNQHPRELLEQMKKELKQITKQQRNAMKQIVKRKSVTFANMIDKLSLLNPLETMKRGYAIPYAANGQIIRSIAAVDSNEDISVQLADGLLDCRITEKYRSRKLDTGQGTSMEEEHDGDDI; via the coding sequence TTGAACGATAAATATCTAACAGTTACGGCCCTGACAAAATATATTAAGCGGAAATTTGATACCGACCCACACTTGCAAATCATTTGGCTAAGAGGAGAAATTTCCAATTTTAAACACCATAGCCGGGGTCATATGTACCTGACGATAAAAGATGAATATTCGCAAGTGCGAGCTGTTATGTTTGCCGGAAATAACCGGTATTTAAAATTCGTCCCGGAAAATGGTATGCGTGTCCTGATCAAAGGGAAAATTGGTGTATATGAACCACAAGGGCAGTACCAGCTTTATATTCAGCAAATGCAGCCCGATGGCATTGGTGCATTGTATTTAGCTTTTGAACAATTAAAGGAAAAACTACATAAATTGGGGTACTTTGAAGAGAGCATCAAGAAACAATTACCAAAATATCCAAAGCATATTGGTGTGATTACTTCACCAACTGGAGCTGCTGTTCGTGATATCATTACAACAATTAAACGAAGGTACCCGATCGTTGAAACGACTGTTATACCGGTGCTTGTGCAAGGACAGGCTGCTGCTGATTCGATTAAACGGGCGATCGAATATGCCAACAAACTGGCAGCATTCGATGTGCTTATTGTCGGTCGAGGCGGCGGTTCGATTGAGGAATTATGGAGCTTTAATGAAGAAATCGTTGCCCAAGCAATTTTTCATTCAGAAATTCCGATCATTTCCGCTGTCGGACATGAAACAGATGTAACGATTAGTGATTACATCGCCGACTTGCGCGCACCAACCCCAACCGGAGCAGCAGAACTCGCTGTCCCTTCACAAGTGGAACTAATGGATAAAATTCAAGGGTTCAAACGCTCCTTGACGAAAATAATGACCCAAAATATCACTCAGGCTGAAACGCATTTAAACCGTATGAAACGGGCATATGCATTTCGGTATCCCGAACAGCTTGTCGTTCAAAAAGAGCAGGAACTGGATAAGCTGGTTGAACGAGTGGAAAAGGGTTTTAATCAAGTGACTGCCGATAAACAACGGTCATTACAAGTGATTGAACAACGTTTACTAAATCAGCATCCCCGAGAATTGTTGGAACAAATGAAAAAGGAATTAAAGCAAATAACCAAACAACAGCGTAATGCTATGAAGCAAATCGTTAAAAGAAAATCTGTAACTTTTGCAAATATGATTGATAAACTATCCTTGTTAAATCCACTGGAAACGATGAAACGTGGCTATGCCATTCCATATGCAGCCAATGGTCAGATTATCCGATCGATAGCGGCTGTAGATTCAAATGAGGACATTTCCGTTCAGCTTGCGGACGGATTACTGGATTGCAGGATTACTGAGAAATACCGGTCACGAAAACTCGATACCGGACAAGGCACGAGTATGGAGGAGGAGCATGATGGAGACGACATCTGA
- the spoIVB gene encoding SpoIVB peptidase translates to MKHTNKIRILVGVLLLTAMIAVPFFTPLKQYLSIPNKLVTFINQAPFEVPALGDKIKIKTDNKNVQAINSSKFQASKTGNSQLVYNVAGFPVKKVDLSVLDDVKVVPGGESIGVQLHTLGVLVVGHHLVKGDNGASSPGEKADIKVGDIILKINGKSVKEMADVKPYVEEAGESGEDLDVTIKRGKETMKTTLHPEKDKKSSEYQIGLYIRDSAAGIGTMTFYEPKSKKYGALGHVISDMDTQKPIQVHNGTIVGSQVTSIEKGDNGAPGEKQAKFSVKDDKLGNITKNSPYGIFGKLKKSVENGIYDKPMPIALSHQVKEGPAKILTVVDGEKVEAFDVEIVSSVPQKYPATKGMIIKITDPKLLKKTGGIVQGMSGSPIIQDGKVLGAVTHVFVNDPTSGYGVHIEWMLQEAGINVNDSQKKAS, encoded by the coding sequence TTGAAGCACACAAATAAAATACGAATATTGGTTGGTGTTTTGCTTCTGACAGCGATGATTGCAGTTCCTTTTTTTACACCACTGAAGCAATACCTGTCCATTCCCAATAAATTGGTCACATTCATCAACCAAGCTCCATTTGAAGTTCCTGCTCTAGGAGATAAAATAAAGATTAAAACCGATAACAAAAATGTTCAGGCAATAAACTCCTCCAAATTTCAGGCATCCAAAACGGGAAATAGCCAATTGGTATATAATGTAGCAGGTTTCCCCGTAAAAAAGGTGGATCTTTCCGTTTTAGATGATGTTAAGGTTGTACCTGGCGGCGAATCCATCGGGGTACAGCTCCACACGCTAGGCGTTTTGGTTGTTGGACATCATTTGGTCAAAGGCGATAATGGTGCCTCATCCCCTGGAGAGAAAGCTGACATAAAAGTTGGCGATATCATCCTAAAAATTAATGGGAAATCAGTAAAAGAAATGGCAGATGTAAAGCCTTATGTGGAAGAAGCTGGGGAAAGCGGCGAAGATTTGGATGTAACAATCAAACGGGGAAAAGAAACGATGAAAACCACGCTTCATCCGGAAAAAGATAAAAAATCATCTGAATATCAAATTGGTTTGTATATCCGCGATTCAGCAGCAGGTATAGGAACAATGACATTTTATGAACCCAAATCCAAAAAATATGGTGCGTTAGGGCATGTTATTTCAGATATGGATACGCAAAAACCGATTCAAGTCCATAATGGTACCATTGTCGGTTCCCAAGTGACTTCGATTGAAAAAGGAGATAACGGTGCCCCAGGAGAGAAGCAAGCAAAGTTCTCTGTAAAAGACGATAAATTGGGTAATATAACAAAAAATAGTCCGTATGGGATCTTTGGCAAATTAAAAAAATCTGTTGAAAATGGTATTTACGACAAACCAATGCCAATAGCTTTATCACATCAGGTAAAAGAAGGACCTGCCAAAATCCTAACGGTGGTTGATGGTGAAAAAGTGGAGGCCTTTGATGTCGAAATTGTCAGCAGTGTTCCACAGAAATACCCGGCAACAAAAGGAATGATCATTAAAATTACCGATCCCAAATTGCTGAAAAAAACAGGTGGAATTGTACAAGGGATGAGCGGCAGCCCGATTATTCAAGATGGAAAGGTTCTTGGTGCCGTTACCCATGTATTTGTTAATGATCCAACATCCGGTTATGGTGTTCATATCGAGTGGATGTTGCAGGAGGCGGGAATAAACGTTAATGATTCCCAAAAAAAGGCAAGCTAA
- the spo0A gene encoding sporulation transcription factor Spo0A gives MEKITVCLVDDNRELIQLMEDYFEGQQDIEVIGTAYNGRDCLELLDDIDPDVLILDIIMPHVDGLAVLNQLRDMNREHDPNVIMLTAFGQEEVMKKAVDLGASYFILKPFDLDNLADQIRQVQGSSGISHSNQRKFNKKEQKKKDLEASITNIIHEIGVPAHIKGYMYLREAITMVYNDIELLGSITKVLYPDIAKKFNTTASRVERAIRHAIEVAWSRGNIESISALFGYTVNISKAKPTNSEFIAMVADRLRLEHKAS, from the coding sequence GTGGAAAAAATAACGGTTTGTTTAGTCGATGATAACAGAGAGCTGATTCAACTTATGGAGGATTATTTCGAAGGACAGCAGGATATCGAGGTTATCGGTACTGCATATAATGGTCGTGATTGCTTGGAATTGTTAGATGACATTGATCCGGATGTTTTGATATTAGACATTATCATGCCACATGTCGATGGACTGGCGGTGCTTAACCAACTACGGGACATGAATAGAGAGCATGATCCAAATGTGATCATGCTGACTGCATTTGGCCAGGAGGAAGTCATGAAAAAGGCAGTGGATTTGGGTGCTTCCTACTTTATTCTGAAGCCGTTCGATTTGGACAATTTGGCGGATCAGATTCGGCAAGTACAAGGAAGCAGCGGTATTAGCCATTCAAACCAGAGAAAATTTAATAAGAAAGAACAAAAGAAAAAAGATTTGGAAGCAAGCATTACCAATATTATTCATGAAATTGGTGTGCCGGCGCATATCAAGGGGTACATGTATTTAAGGGAAGCCATTACCATGGTTTATAATGATATTGAATTATTAGGATCCATAACAAAAGTATTGTATCCGGACATTGCCAAGAAATTCAATACAACGGCATCACGGGTAGAACGGGCGATCCGACATGCCATTGAAGTAGCATGGAGCAGAGGTAATATTGAATCCATTTCGGCATTATTTGGCTATACAGTGAACATTTCCAAAGCAAAGCCGACGAATTCGGAATTCATCGCAATGGTTGCTGACCGATTAAGGCTGGAACATAAGGCAAGTTGA
- the ahrC gene encoding transcriptional regulator AhrC/ArgR, which produces MSKIQRHIKIRELITENEIETQDELVDRLKSLGYNVTQATVSRDIKDLHLVKVPTGKGLHKYSLPADQRFNPLDKLKRLIVDAFVKIDHASHFIVLKTLPGNAHAIGVLIDNLDWEEIMGTICGDDTCLIICHTEAESLLIKDRFLSML; this is translated from the coding sequence ATGAGTAAAATTCAACGTCATATTAAAATTCGTGAATTAATTACAGAAAACGAAATTGAGACACAGGATGAATTAGTGGATCGTTTAAAAAGTCTTGGATATAATGTCACCCAAGCAACTGTCTCCCGGGATATAAAGGATTTGCATCTGGTAAAAGTACCAACAGGCAAAGGTTTGCATAAGTATAGTCTCCCAGCTGACCAGCGCTTTAATCCCCTGGATAAATTAAAACGCTTAATTGTGGATGCATTTGTCAAAATTGATCATGCCAGCCATTTTATTGTGCTAAAAACATTGCCAGGTAATGCACATGCGATTGGGGTTTTGATTGATAATTTGGATTGGGAAGAGATTATGGGTACGATCTGCGGGGATGATACATGTCTGATTATTTGCCACACGGAGGCTGAATCATTGCTTATTAAAGATCGTTTTTTAAGTATGCTATAA
- a CDS encoding TlyA family RNA methyltransferase, which translates to MHMAKKRLDVLLVERNLIDTREKAKRVIMAGLVFSDQERMDKPGVKVDETIPLVIKGKQMPYVGRGGLKLEKALNYFAISVNGRIMVDVGSSTGGFTDCALQQGVTRSYAIDVGYNQLDWKLRNDDRVVVMERTNFRYVTPDMLDKGRPDFATIDVSFISLKLILPVLKILLAENSDIIALIKPQFEAGREQVGKKGIVRDKRVHLQVLTTIIAFAKAEGYQVFDITYSPITGGDGNIEFLAHFGWNHDKTGRTITDFELRQLVAKAHHNFIVKKRENDE; encoded by the coding sequence ATGCATATGGCAAAAAAAAGATTGGATGTATTATTAGTTGAAAGGAATTTAATCGATACACGGGAAAAGGCAAAGCGGGTTATTATGGCCGGTTTAGTATTTTCCGACCAGGAGCGGATGGACAAGCCCGGTGTGAAGGTAGACGAAACGATTCCATTGGTTATTAAGGGTAAGCAGATGCCTTATGTGGGTCGGGGCGGCCTAAAACTGGAAAAGGCCTTGAACTATTTTGCGATTTCTGTGAACGGTCGGATTATGGTTGATGTTGGATCATCAACAGGCGGTTTTACCGATTGTGCTTTGCAGCAGGGGGTAACTAGAAGTTATGCCATTGATGTTGGTTATAATCAGCTCGATTGGAAGTTAAGGAATGATGACCGTGTTGTGGTGATGGAGCGAACCAATTTCCGCTATGTAACACCAGATATGCTTGACAAAGGAAGACCGGATTTTGCTACTATCGATGTTTCCTTTATTTCATTAAAATTGATTTTACCTGTTTTAAAAATATTGCTGGCTGAAAACAGTGATATTATTGCCCTAATTAAACCGCAATTTGAAGCGGGGCGTGAACAAGTTGGCAAAAAAGGAATTGTTCGGGATAAGCGGGTACATCTTCAGGTTTTGACAACAATCATTGCATTTGCCAAAGCGGAAGGCTACCAAGTTTTCGATATAACGTACTCACCAATTACCGGCGGCGATGGCAATATCGAATTTTTAGCTCATTTTGGCTGGAATCATGACAAAACTGGTAGAACCATCACCGATTTTGAATTGAGGCAATTAGTCGCCAAGGCACACCATAATTTCATCGTAAAAAAGAGGGAAAATGATGAGTAA